A genomic window from Gossypium hirsutum isolate 1008001.06 chromosome D12, Gossypium_hirsutum_v2.1, whole genome shotgun sequence includes:
- the LOC107946836 gene encoding E3 ubiquitin-protein ligase Os04g0590900: MGSAGNTKTWVPYMTTKDCSQGFCSLYCPQWCYIIYPPPPPIEFAVNTSGPNFSPLVIAIIGILASAFLLVSYYTIISKYCGNSDSSSRRENHETDEVMEHNHNPYMHEPWQTSTAGLDEALIKSIAIFKYRKGDGLMEGTDCSVCLNEFQEDESLRLLPKCSHAFHVHCIDTWLRSHSNCPLCRANIIFITASPTPPLPPPVRTETPSVNESLQDRQPSRNENPADERLSERVFIPKIPCRTLSDLGNMQGGDAVIHIREEGYQQMRRSVSMDHFCQPQLSVADILHRNQEGDHSRGEGYHFSLGMAGSSKQSAEGSKVSNRMSVLHLVINPAAMKRSFSSGRFFLTRQGRVRDPSIPL; encoded by the coding sequence ATGGGGTCTGCTGGTAATACAAAAACCTGGGTGCCGTACATGACCACCAAAGACTGTTCTCAAGGTTTTTGTAGCTTGTATTGTCCACAATGGTGCTACATCATTTACCCTCCACCACCTCCAATAGAATTCGCGGTTAATACTTCAGGCCCGAATTTCTCCCCTCTTGTGATTGCGATCATTGGTATTCTGGCCAGTGCTTTTCTTCTAGTAAGTTACTACACAATAATATCTAAATATTGTGGGAACTCGGACTCCTCTAGTAGAAGAGAGAATCATGAAACTGATGAAGTAATGGAACACAATCACAACCCATATATGCATGAGCCATGGCAGACTTCAACTGCCGGACTGGACGAGGCTTTGATCAAGTCCATTGCGATTTTCAAATACAGAAAGGGCGATGGCTTGATGGAAGGAACGGATTGTTCAGTCTGCCTCAACGAGTTCCAAGAAGACGAGAGTTTGAGGCTGTTGCCTAAATGTAGTCATGCATTCCATGTCCACTGCATTGATACCTGGCTTAGGTCTCACTCAAATTGCCCTTTGTGTCGTGCTAATATAATCTTTATTACTGCTTCACCAACACCTCCATTGCCACCTCCAGTACGGACAGAAACTCCTTCAGTCAATGAATCCTTGCAGGATAGGCAACCATCCAGAAATGAAAATCCAGCTGATGAAAGACTTTCAGAAAGGGTTTTCATTCCAAAGATTCCATGTCGTACTTTGAGTGATCTAGGGAACATGCAAGGAGGAGATGCGGTGATTCATATCAGAGAAGAAGGTTATCAACAAATGAGAAGATCAGTGTCGATGGATCATTTCTGTCAACCCCAACTTTCAGTTGCCGACATTTTGCATAGGAATCAAGAGGGAGATCACAGCAGAGGTGAAGGGTACCATTTCTCATTAGGTATGGCTGGATCATCAAAACAATCAGCAGAAGGCAGTAAGGTTAGCAATAGAATGAGTGTGTTGCACCTTGTAATCAACCCTGCTGCAATGAAGAGATCCTTTTCCAGTGGTAGATTCTTTCTTACTAGGCAAGGAAGAGTAAGAGATCCATCTATTcctctttaa